A single genomic interval of Camelina sativa cultivar DH55 chromosome 11, Cs, whole genome shotgun sequence harbors:
- the LOC104722878 gene encoding uncharacterized protein LOC104722878, which translates to MNWCNSSVISIGVGDCSEICYRDPVVKDRPWTAVMDCSPGDAKYSEECFHACVAGCGYKFDVEAEIVNKVKPKRPPPPPPKPQPPPRSQKPMQPSTEDVPATSA; encoded by the exons ATGAATTGGTGTAATAGTAGTGTAATCTCTATAGGTGTAGGAGACTGCAGTGAAATATGCTACAGAGATCCTGTGGTAAAAGACCGACCATGGACTGCAGTTATGGATTGTTCTCCTGGAGATGCCAAATACTCTGA GGAATGCTTTCACGCATGTGTTGCAGGCTGTGGTTACAAG TTTGATGTTGAAGCTGAGATAGTCAATAAGGTGAAACCAAAGagacctccaccaccaccgccaaaGCCACAACCACCACCAAGGTCTCAAAAACCAATGCAGCCTTCTACTGAGGATGTTCCTGCAACTTCAGCTTGA